Below is a genomic region from Ailuropoda melanoleuca isolate Jingjing chromosome 8, ASM200744v2, whole genome shotgun sequence.
CAGAGCTTCTGCCCAACTGTCAACCTTGATAAACTGTGGACCTTAGTCAGTGAGCAGACAAGGGTAAACGCTGCCAAAAACAAGACTGGAGCTGCTCCTATCATTGATGTGGTGCGATCGGTGAGTGAAAAAATATTCGTTGACTTTATATGGTCCTTGCCTCTCAAAATTCTGGATAATCTAATCTATTTGATCTCCTACCTGAAATCTGTACCCAGTTACCGAGTAGACTATTCCATCTTTTGATAAAATTTCCACAGGTAAAACTCACTGACCAAAATTGAACTCTCTAGTCCAGTTGTGATTCAagtaaaacatttgaagaagaatgaTCTTTCCAGTCCCTCATTCGTTCAGttactttgttatttatttcttgaatgtTTTCCAGTCAGTAATCTCATTCCCACTGTTCCTGCCCTCATTTGTACAGGTTTGCATTTCTGGCCTAAGCTTTTGGCAGTATCTTAGCTCAGCTGGCTCTGGTTGCTCTTACATAGCCCTGCTTATGTGAGGCACAGCTCTTGGTCCTTTATGTCCCTTAGAGAATAAAATCCTAGGATGTTTGTTATTTATGGATCTACGTTATCTGAAGAGATTTCCACACACCCCAGAACAGTGACGACAAAGCATTTTTGTATGTCTTTTAGAGTTCTGGTCCTTTTGTCAGTTTTACCTTCCATGGGTATGGAGGTAGTCTAAACCCTAAAGGGGCTTTTTTGGTTAAGTTTTAAATCCCTTTTCCCAGCCTACTTAACATTCCTTGAGCAGTTTTGATGGTCAGGACTTCTTGGAGCATTGCTGGGAATGTGCTCTGTCTTTTTTGCTTATCGGGTGGTAATTGAATGAGGGGGGGTGTTCTTTGCTTGAGGCTAGAGTCACATCCTGACACATCTCTTGTCCTGGTGTGCTAGAGTCCTCAGAGAGAATCTGCTGGTCTTGATTCACTGGCGAGGGCAGTCAGTGCCCCCGGTAGTGCCCAGATCAGAAACATGCCCTCCCAGCTCTGAGATGGCATAGATTGGAACGCATCTTTCTTCACACCAGGGAGTTGGTACCTGCTATTTTGTGTAtcataaacttttttatttttttctattcctctaGGGCTACTACAAAGTTTTGGGAAAGGGAAAACTCCCAAAACAGCCTGTCATCGTGAAGGCCAAATTCTTCAGTAGAAGAGCAGAGGAGAAGATTAAGGGTGTAGGGGGCGCCTGCGTTCTAGTAGCTTGAAGCCACGTGGGAGGAGGTTCATTAAATGCGAACAAGTGCTTTTCTCTTCTGGTCTGGGTGTAAATTCTTTAGCATCCCTACATGTACATCAGAAACCCACCCAACAGATTCCAGGAGTAAGGTTATGAGGGCCTGAGCTCCTCTGCCAACTCCCCTCAGGAaagtgtgaaagagagagcaccagcactAAGAGGACTTGGCCCAATGCCTaacctgaacattttcatttataaagtgagAATGATACCTGTTGTTAGCACATGTATGTATCTTAGAGTTGAAAGGACGGTTTGCATTGTATGTTCTGAATTTACAGCGAGTGGGAGAATACACCCTTAATTGTAGTATGTGGCTCAAATGGGGAAGACTCGGGGtggttatgttttgtttttcaagtaagctctacacccaacatgggacttaaACTCACTGAGATTAAGAGTTacttgctctaccaactgagccagtcaggcaccccaaaggGGAAGACTCGGTTTTGATGGGGCACATTCTCAAGAGTGGACAGAGGATAGGATTGAAGCAGTTGTGAAGGATGTAATTCCTGAACCTGAGGTTTTTCTCCTTGACTCCCTTATCGTTTACCATACATGCCGTTGTCGTAACCAGAATGTTGAGATGGGAGCCCAGTAGTCTGAATGTTAAACACACCAGAGCTTTTACACAAAAGTGGTTCGGAAAAGCATTTGTCAGGATTTATGTATCCCTGTGCATTAATGTTCAAAGAACTACATCATGAAATGCTAGAGTCTAGTCTGAAATGTATCTAGCAGAGAATTTGGAAAAATCCAAAACCGAGAAGCTGGAGTCGGGTTTTCTAGGGTTTGTATCTCCTACAAAACCATAACGATTGTGTGCAGATAGGACCTTCAGATCTCAGGGTAAATTATAATTTACTACAATTTTTCTAGTTCTTcccaaaatttaagaaattttctttggCCCAAAATAAAAGTTGCTGCCTAGAACCCTGGCCAAAGAA
It encodes:
- the RPL27A gene encoding 60S ribosomal protein L27a codes for the protein MPSRLRKTRKLRGHVSHGHGRIGKHRKHPGGRGNAGGMHHHRINFDKYHPGYFGKVGMRHYHLKRNQSFCPTVNLDKLWTLVSEQTRVNAAKNKTGAAPIIDVVRSGYYKVLGKGKLPKQPVIVKAKFFSRRAEEKIKGVGGACVLVA